A window from Flavobacterium sp. 83 encodes these proteins:
- a CDS encoding DUF47 domain-containing protein — protein MSINSIFQFLVPKDKKFFPLFEEASSNLIELASNLHEAVNLPLKEREVLFQKIDALEQKGEDITRQTNLELSRNFITPFDREDIHSLITSIDNVADNLHGAASRMRLYQVDKITKSIRKLTEINLEACENIDVAVKELRGFKNIKNITDACARISKLENKSDTVYNKAVFEIFENETDAKNIIKYKEVLSVLESATDKCKSVASVLESISVKHS, from the coding sequence ATGTCAATAAATAGTATTTTCCAGTTTTTGGTTCCAAAAGATAAAAAATTCTTTCCTCTTTTTGAAGAAGCATCTAGTAATTTGATTGAATTAGCTTCGAATTTGCACGAAGCTGTGAATCTTCCTTTGAAAGAGAGAGAAGTGCTTTTTCAGAAAATTGACGCTTTAGAGCAAAAAGGAGAGGACATCACACGCCAGACAAATTTGGAATTAAGTAGAAACTTTATCACTCCTTTTGATAGAGAAGATATTCACTCTTTGATTACCTCAATTGATAATGTAGCTGATAATCTTCATGGTGCTGCCAGTAGAATGAGATTGTATCAAGTTGATAAGATTACAAAATCTATCAGAAAACTGACAGAAATAAATCTTGAAGCATGCGAGAATATTGATGTAGCGGTAAAAGAATTGAGGGGATTTAAAAATATCAAAAATATTACTGATGCTTGTGCACGAATCAGCAAGTTGGAGAATAAATCGGATACAGTTTATAATAAAGCTGTCTTTGAAATATTTGAAAATGAAACTGATGCAAAAAATATTATAAAATATAAAGAGGTTTTATCTGTTTTAGAATCAGCTACAGATAAATGTAAAAGTGTAGCAAGTGTTTTAGAATCTATTTCTGTAAAACATTCTTAA
- the hutH gene encoding histidine ammonia-lyase, which produces MGNTHYISTAVLSLEVLNEIIAHHKTIALSDEAKINIQKCRDYLDKKMATHSAPIYGINTGFGSLCNVKISNENLSKLQENLVKSHSCGTGEEVPNEVVKLMLLLKIQSLSYGHSGIQLQTVERLIAFYNNDILPVIYTQGSLGASGDLAPLAHLSLPLLGEGDVYFEGKKVHSSEVLKRFNWEPIVLQSKEGLALLNGTQFMSAYGAHILMKANKFSYLADLIGTISLEGFDGRIEPFHELIHFIRPHKGQIITANRIKGFLEGSEIIEQEKTHVQDPYSFRCMPQVHGASKDAFDYVKKVFKTEINSVTDNPNIFIESDQIISGGNFHGQPLALALDFMAIALAELGSVSERRTYQLISGLRNLPAFLVDNPGLNSGLMIPQYTAASIASQNKQLATPSSVDSIVSSNGQEDHVSMGANGATKALRVMDNLERILAIELMNASQAIEYRRPLQSSDFIEMFLSAYREEVPLVKEDRILHYDIEKTVSFLNSFQIEDDLLTLV; this is translated from the coding sequence ATGGGAAATACACATTATATAAGCACTGCGGTACTTTCATTAGAGGTTTTAAACGAGATTATTGCTCATCATAAAACAATAGCGTTATCTGATGAAGCAAAGATTAATATTCAGAAATGTAGGGATTATTTAGATAAAAAAATGGCTACGCATTCAGCGCCTATTTATGGAATTAATACTGGTTTTGGTTCGCTTTGTAATGTGAAAATTTCGAATGAAAACTTATCAAAACTACAAGAAAATCTAGTAAAATCTCATTCTTGCGGAACAGGTGAGGAGGTTCCAAATGAAGTTGTCAAGCTGATGTTGTTGCTCAAAATTCAATCGTTGAGTTATGGTCATTCCGGAATTCAATTGCAAACTGTGGAACGATTGATTGCATTTTATAATAATGATATTTTGCCTGTAATTTATACGCAAGGTTCACTTGGTGCTTCTGGCGATTTAGCTCCATTGGCGCATTTATCTTTGCCTTTATTAGGAGAAGGAGATGTTTATTTTGAAGGTAAAAAAGTACATTCCAGTGAAGTTTTGAAACGTTTTAATTGGGAACCAATTGTTTTACAATCTAAAGAAGGTTTGGCTTTATTGAACGGTACCCAATTCATGAGTGCTTATGGTGCTCATATTTTGATGAAGGCAAATAAGTTTTCTTATTTAGCTGATTTGATAGGAACGATTTCTCTTGAAGGATTTGATGGCAGAATTGAACCTTTTCATGAATTGATTCATTTTATTCGTCCTCATAAAGGACAAATTATAACTGCGAATCGCATAAAAGGTTTTCTTGAAGGAAGCGAAATCATTGAACAAGAAAAAACACATGTTCAAGATCCTTATTCTTTTAGATGTATGCCACAAGTTCACGGCGCTTCAAAAGATGCTTTTGATTATGTGAAAAAAGTATTCAAAACGGAAATCAATTCGGTGACGGATAATCCTAATATTTTTATTGAAAGTGATCAAATCATATCTGGAGGGAATTTTCATGGACAACCATTAGCATTAGCATTGGATTTCATGGCAATTGCTTTGGCAGAATTAGGAAGTGTTTCAGAACGAAGAACCTATCAGTTGATATCAGGTTTGCGAAATCTTCCTGCATTTTTAGTGGATAATCCAGGTTTAAATTCAGGTTTGATGATTCCGCAATATACAGCAGCCAGTATCGCAAGCCAGAATAAGCAATTGGCGACACCTTCGAGTGTTGATAGTATTGTGTCTAGTAACGGACAAGAAGATCATGTAAGTATGGGGGCAAATGGTGCTACAAAAGCATTGCGTGTTATGGATAATCTGGAGCGAATTTTAGCAATAGAATTGATGAACGCTTCACAAGCCATTGAATATAGAAGGCCGTTACAATCAAGTGATTTTATTGAAATGTTTTTAAGTGCATATCGTGAGGAAGTTCCTTTAGTTAAAGAAGACCGAATTTTGCATTACGACATTGAAAAAACAGTTTCTTTTTTGAATAGTTTTCAAATTGAAGACGATTTGTTGACTTTAGTATAA
- the thrA gene encoding bifunctional aspartate kinase/homoserine dehydrogenase I: MKVLKFGGTSVANAQNIKLVLDIVINKAKEEKLVVVVSAFSKVTDMLQLASQKAAAGDESFKDILAEIEKKHLDALKEFIPVGEQSSLLSHIKRIVNHLETLLDGCFLLGELSARTSDTILSFGELLSSYIISEALKQNLKNSSYKDSRELIKTDNHFGKATVNFEVSNQLIADFFASNENQVVVMPGFIAASLDGINTTLGRGGSDYTAAIIAGALNASDLEIWTDVNGMFTANPKIVKQAQPIAFISYQEAMELSHFGAKVLYPPTIQPVLRKNIPIHIKNTFEPEAEGTFISNQEMVHTNPVKGISHIDNITLITLEGPGMIGVTGSSKRLFEVLSHESINVIFITQASSEHSICIGILNSDADIAEEAINKAFEIEILQNKIDPCIVEKNLCIIALVGENMKNHQGLSGRMFSTLGKNNVNIRAIAQGASERNISAVINERDVKKALNTLHENFFEENTKQLNLFVMGVGNVGEKFIEQIHQQKKFLKDNLKINLRVIALSNSRKMYFDEDGISLKEWQFLLETGEPADKEKFIANVKELNLRNSIFVDITANESISKTYEQYLKRNIAVVTCNKIACASEYDNYKKLKKLSRQFNAPFLFETNVGAGLPIIDTVKNLIASGDKVNKIQAVLSGSLNFIFNNFDENNTFHDVVKEAGIQGFTEPDPKIDLSGIDVARKILILIRESGYKMEIDEIANESFMPAECLETTSNEAFFESLLKHASHFEAIYKEALSKESRLKYVAQFENGKANVGLRFIPKDHPFYNLEGKDNIVLFFTDRYVDQPLLIKGAGAGAAVTASGIFADVIRIGNV, translated from the coding sequence ATGAAAGTATTAAAATTTGGCGGAACTTCGGTTGCCAATGCTCAAAATATAAAACTGGTTCTTGATATCGTCATCAATAAAGCAAAAGAAGAAAAATTAGTAGTAGTGGTTTCTGCTTTTAGTAAAGTTACTGATATGCTCCAACTTGCTTCCCAAAAAGCGGCTGCCGGAGATGAAAGCTTCAAAGATATTCTTGCTGAGATAGAGAAAAAACATTTAGATGCCTTAAAAGAGTTTATTCCTGTGGGTGAACAAAGTAGTCTGTTAAGTCATATAAAAAGAATTGTAAATCACCTTGAAACATTACTGGACGGTTGTTTTCTTTTGGGTGAATTATCAGCCAGAACTTCCGATACTATTTTAAGTTTTGGTGAATTATTGTCTTCTTACATCATTTCTGAAGCCTTAAAACAAAATCTAAAAAACAGCAGCTATAAAGACAGCCGAGAATTGATTAAAACAGACAATCACTTTGGGAAAGCTACCGTAAATTTTGAAGTTTCAAATCAATTAATTGCTGATTTCTTTGCTTCTAATGAAAATCAAGTGGTTGTGATGCCTGGATTTATTGCCGCATCACTTGATGGTATAAATACTACTTTAGGTCGTGGTGGTTCTGATTATACTGCCGCAATAATCGCAGGAGCATTAAATGCATCCGACTTAGAAATTTGGACTGATGTTAACGGGATGTTTACTGCCAATCCGAAGATTGTAAAACAAGCACAACCAATCGCCTTCATTTCCTATCAGGAAGCAATGGAGTTGTCGCATTTTGGTGCTAAAGTTTTATATCCGCCAACCATTCAACCCGTATTGAGAAAGAATATTCCAATTCATATCAAAAATACTTTTGAACCAGAAGCCGAAGGAACTTTTATTTCAAATCAGGAAATGGTTCACACCAATCCTGTAAAGGGAATTAGCCACATCGATAATATTACTTTGATTACACTTGAAGGACCAGGAATGATTGGTGTTACAGGTTCGTCAAAAAGGCTTTTTGAAGTATTATCGCATGAAAGTATCAATGTAATTTTTATTACTCAAGCTTCATCGGAGCATTCTATTTGTATAGGTATTCTAAATTCGGATGCTGATATTGCTGAAGAAGCTATCAATAAAGCTTTTGAAATAGAGATTTTACAAAACAAAATTGATCCTTGTATCGTTGAAAAAAACCTTTGTATTATTGCTTTGGTTGGCGAAAACATGAAAAATCATCAAGGTTTAAGCGGAAGAATGTTCAGCACTTTGGGTAAAAATAACGTAAACATCAGAGCGATTGCTCAAGGTGCTTCCGAAAGAAATATTTCGGCTGTTATCAACGAAAGAGATGTAAAGAAAGCATTGAATACATTGCACGAAAACTTTTTTGAAGAAAACACAAAACAATTAAACCTGTTTGTAATGGGGGTTGGAAATGTAGGTGAAAAATTCATCGAACAAATTCACCAACAAAAGAAATTCCTAAAAGACAATCTGAAAATAAACTTACGTGTTATTGCTTTGTCTAATTCACGAAAAATGTATTTTGATGAAGACGGAATTTCTCTAAAAGAATGGCAATTCTTATTAGAAACCGGAGAACCTGCTGACAAAGAGAAGTTCATTGCAAATGTAAAAGAACTCAATTTACGTAACAGTATTTTTGTTGACATTACTGCAAATGAAAGCATATCAAAAACCTATGAACAATATTTAAAACGCAATATTGCAGTAGTTACTTGCAACAAAATTGCCTGTGCTTCTGAGTATGACAATTATAAAAAACTAAAAAAATTATCCAGACAGTTCAACGCTCCTTTTCTTTTTGAAACTAATGTTGGAGCTGGATTACCTATTATTGATACCGTAAAAAACTTGATTGCCTCAGGTGATAAAGTGAATAAAATTCAGGCTGTTTTATCAGGAAGTCTAAACTTTATCTTTAATAATTTTGATGAAAACAATACTTTTCATGACGTTGTAAAAGAAGCTGGTATACAAGGATTTACAGAGCCAGACCCTAAGATTGATTTAAGCGGGATTGATGTTGCCAGAAAAATATTAATCCTGATTAGAGAAAGTGGCTACAAAATGGAAATTGACGAGATTGCGAATGAGTCTTTTATGCCAGCTGAGTGCCTTGAAACAACTTCAAATGAAGCATTTTTTGAATCGTTGTTAAAACACGCTTCTCATTTTGAAGCTATTTACAAGGAAGCTTTGAGTAAAGAATCCAGACTAAAATATGTAGCGCAATTCGAAAATGGAAAAGCAAATGTTGGATTAAGATTCATTCCTAAAGACCATCCTTTTTACAATCTGGAGGGAAAAGACAATATTGTTTTATTCTTTACAGATCGTTATGTAGACCAACCTTTATTGATAAAAGGCGCTGGTGCCGGAGCTGCAGTTACCGCTTCAGGAATATTTGCTGATGTAATCAGAATTGGAAACGTATAA
- a CDS encoding homoserine kinase, which translates to MNEIKIFCPATIANLSCGFDVLGLCLETAGDEMIIRKSDIKGIRITKIVGADLPLETEKNVAGVAALAMLEAIETEFGFEIEIYKHIKAGSGIGSSAASSAGAVFGINELLGRPFTRKELVLFAMQGEKLASGNAHADNVAPALLGGFTLVRSSNPLDIIKIESPSELYATVVHPQIELKTSDARSVLKQTVSLKSAITQWGNVGGLVAGLYTKDYDLIGRSLHDEIVEPLRSVLIPGFDLIKKTAYENGALGSGISGSGPSIFALSKGEETANKIAKAMSAVYDAMNLPYEIHVSKVNDEGMKIIS; encoded by the coding sequence ATGAATGAAATAAAAATATTTTGCCCAGCCACTATCGCCAATCTATCCTGTGGATTTGATGTTCTAGGACTTTGTTTAGAAACAGCGGGTGATGAAATGATTATTCGAAAATCAGACATAAAAGGGATTCGCATCACTAAAATTGTGGGTGCAGACTTACCTTTGGAAACCGAAAAAAATGTAGCTGGAGTTGCCGCTTTGGCTATGCTTGAAGCTATTGAAACAGAATTTGGATTCGAAATCGAAATATACAAACACATCAAAGCTGGAAGCGGAATTGGGAGTAGTGCCGCAAGTTCAGCTGGAGCTGTTTTTGGAATAAATGAATTATTAGGACGTCCATTTACCCGAAAAGAGTTGGTTTTATTCGCTATGCAAGGCGAAAAACTAGCCAGTGGAAACGCTCATGCTGATAACGTTGCTCCTGCCCTTTTGGGTGGCTTTACGTTGGTAAGAAGTTCAAATCCGTTGGACATTATCAAAATAGAAAGCCCTTCTGAATTGTACGCCACTGTGGTTCACCCTCAAATTGAGTTGAAAACATCGGATGCGCGTTCCGTATTAAAACAAACGGTTTCCTTGAAAAGTGCTATTACACAATGGGGAAATGTGGGCGGATTAGTTGCTGGATTATACACCAAAGATTATGACTTAATCGGACGTTCATTACATGATGAAATCGTGGAACCGTTGCGAAGTGTCTTGATACCAGGATTTGATTTAATAAAAAAGACAGCCTACGAAAACGGAGCATTAGGTTCTGGAATTTCAGGTTCCGGTCCTTCTATTTTTGCATTAAGCAAAGGGGAAGAAACCGCTAATAAAATCGCTAAAGCCATGAGCGCTGTTTACGACGCCATGAATTTACCGTATGAAATTCACGTTTCAAAAGTGAATGATGAAGGAATGAAGATAATTAGTTAA